Proteins from a single region of Desulfobacteraceae bacterium:
- a CDS encoding PhoH family protein: protein MTLQTTKIFVLDTNVILHDSSCIYQFEAHDVVIPITVLEELDRFKRGKEIINCNAREFVRALDTLTGEKLFNGGVAIGPGRGKISICLEKAFHQDLHDSFSGAKPDHHILNTAYHLAEKHHFQGVVLVTKDVNLRMKAKSVGLMAEDYTTDRVRDIAEIYKGRRTVEAVPGAVIDRLFEEPFDISPKAVAAQPDFLANEFLILRNGSKSALGMFDRATDRIRRVENRVCFGIKGRNVEQFFAMNALLNRNIPLVTLSGKAGTGKTLLALAAALENKRHYRQILIARPTVPLSNRDLGYLPGDINSKLDPYLQPLFDNLSVIQNQFPPENPRHRAVREYLDEEKIVITPLSYIRGRSIVRAFFIVDEAQNLTPHEVKTIITRAGEGTKIVFTGDIFQIDHPYLDSQTNGLSYLIEKMKGQPLYAHITLEKGERSELSELASGLL from the coding sequence ATGACCCTGCAGACCACAAAGATTTTCGTTCTGGACACCAACGTCATTCTTCACGACAGTTCCTGCATCTATCAGTTCGAAGCGCACGATGTCGTGATTCCCATCACGGTTTTGGAGGAATTGGACCGGTTCAAGCGGGGAAAGGAGATTATCAACTGCAATGCGCGTGAATTTGTGCGCGCCCTGGACACCCTGACCGGTGAAAAATTGTTCAACGGCGGGGTGGCCATCGGACCGGGTCGCGGCAAGATCTCCATCTGCTTGGAAAAAGCGTTTCACCAAGACCTGCACGACAGTTTTTCCGGCGCCAAACCGGATCACCACATTCTCAACACCGCCTATCACCTTGCGGAAAAGCACCATTTTCAGGGAGTCGTCCTGGTAACCAAGGACGTCAACCTGCGCATGAAGGCCAAATCGGTGGGGCTGATGGCCGAGGACTACACCACGGACCGGGTGCGTGATATCGCTGAAATTTACAAAGGACGCCGCACCGTCGAGGCCGTTCCCGGCGCCGTAATCGACCGGCTTTTCGAAGAGCCCTTCGATATCAGTCCGAAAGCGGTGGCGGCACAGCCCGATTTTCTGGCCAACGAATTTTTGATCCTGCGCAATGGCAGCAAATCCGCACTGGGGATGTTCGACCGCGCCACCGACCGAATCCGGCGGGTGGAAAACCGGGTCTGCTTCGGCATCAAGGGCCGCAACGTGGAGCAGTTCTTCGCCATGAACGCCCTTCTGAACCGCAACATTCCCCTGGTGACCCTGTCGGGCAAGGCCGGCACCGGTAAGACCCTGCTGGCCCTGGCCGCCGCCCTGGAGAACAAGCGCCACTACCGCCAGATCCTGATCGCCCGGCCCACCGTTCCGCTCAGCAACCGCGATCTCGGCTACCTGCCCGGAGACATCAACTCCAAACTGGATCCCTACCTGCAGCCGCTGTTTGACAACCTGTCGGTCATACAGAACCAGTTTCCCCCTGAAAATCCGCGCCACCGGGCCGTCAGGGAATACCTGGACGAGGAGAAAATCGTCATTACGCCGCTTTCCTATATCCGGGGGCGCAGCATCGTCAGAGCGTTCTTCATCGTCGATGAGGCCCAGAACCTCACCCCCCACGAGGTCAAAACGATCATCACCCGGGCCGGTGAAGGCACCAAGATTGTTTTCACCGGCGATATTTTTCAGATCGACCATCCCTATCTGGACAGCCAGACCAACGGGCTGAGCTATCTGATCGAAAAGATGAAGGGACAGCCGCTCTATGCCCACATCACCCTGGAGAAGGGGGAGCGCTCGGAGCTTTCCGAGCTGGCCAGCGGCCTGTTGTGA